One Bacillota bacterium genomic window carries:
- the dsrH gene encoding sulfurtransferase complex subunit TusB, which translates to MALFIISRSPFERDDYKTILRLAGMSEGSDVVLIQDGVIAAESAPPTFRQMAEEARVRGVKFYALSEDLAARGLTAGGMTEICDMKVIDMRGLVELVFKHRKVF; encoded by the coding sequence TTGGCTTTATTCATAATATCGAGGTCGCCCTTCGAACGTGATGACTACAAGACGATTTTGAGGCTCGCCGGGATGTCCGAGGGCTCAGATGTGGTGCTCATCCAGGATGGCGTGATTGCTGCGGAGAGTGCTCCTCCTACGTTCCGGCAAATGGCGGAGGAGGCCAGGGTCCGCGGGGTGAAATTTTACGCGCTGTCAGAGGATCTGGCGGCGAGGGGGTTGACAGCCGGCGGGATGACGGAGATTTGCGACATGAAGGTCATCGACATGCGAGGGCTTGTTGAGCTCGTTTTCAAGCATAGGAAGGTTTTCTGA
- a CDS encoding sulfurtransferase TusA family protein, whose amino-acid sequence MKADEVLDARGLLCPMPIVRLSQKIKGIEAGAILEIDADDEGAKADIPAWCGKTGNEYLGMEEAGGFYRFFVRKVK is encoded by the coding sequence ATGAAGGCAGATGAGGTGCTCGATGCTAGAGGGCTGCTCTGTCCGATGCCAATTGTGAGGTTATCCCAGAAGATCAAAGGAATAGAGGCCGGCGCCATCCTAGAGATCGATGCGGACGATGAGGGCGCTAAGGCTGATATCCCTGCGTGGTGTGGGAAAACAGGGAATGAATATCTCGGTATGGAGGAGGCCGGTGGGTTCTACAGGTTTTTTGTGCGGAAAGTAAAATAG
- a CDS encoding winged helix-turn-helix transcriptional regulator, whose protein sequence is MLTPEECEAVARFLQGFSNPVRIRILCAIHLAEKGVSEIAREIGEKESNISQQLRVLEAKGFVMRRRSGQHVFYRIKDSAICAVMERVKDIILPSSSWPELKLDKPELEKPELEQNAQCPAQLIDSR, encoded by the coding sequence ATGCTGACTCCTGAAGAATGCGAAGCCGTCGCCCGTTTCCTGCAGGGCTTTTCAAACCCGGTGAGGATCCGGATCCTGTGCGCGATACACCTAGCGGAGAAGGGTGTTAGCGAGATCGCACGGGAGATAGGCGAGAAGGAATCCAACATCTCGCAGCAGTTGCGCGTTCTCGAGGCTAAAGGATTTGTGATGAGGCGGCGCAGCGGGCAGCACGTATTTTACCGCATAAAGGATTCAGCGATATGCGCCGTGATGGAGCGCGTGAAAGATATAATCCTACCATCATCTTCATGGCCTGAGCTTAAACTCGATAAGCCTGAACTTGAAAAGCCTGAACTCGAGCAAAATGCGCAATGCCCGGCCCAATTAATTGACAGTCGATGA
- a CDS encoding DsrE family protein: MRATNSIMVVITKGPYGTALDAEGFRCAIGCAGMDIKTTLVLLDDGVFAALGGQDPSAIGMKPMGEAIGNADSFGIELLVCRESLDERGISPDRLVGGKVVTLEEIAAAMMATDGVIRF, translated from the coding sequence GTGAGAGCGACGAACAGCATTATGGTAGTAATCACAAAGGGACCGTACGGCACAGCCCTTGATGCAGAAGGGTTCCGGTGCGCCATAGGCTGCGCCGGGATGGATATCAAAACGACGCTCGTGCTGCTGGATGATGGCGTTTTCGCCGCGCTCGGGGGTCAGGATCCTTCCGCCATCGGCATGAAGCCCATGGGCGAGGCGATAGGAAACGCCGATTCGTTTGGCATCGAACTCCTCGTATGCAGGGAATCCCTTGATGAGAGGGGCATTTCTCCCGACAGGCTCGTCGGGGGGAAAGTGGTTACACTGGAGGAGATCGCGGCCGCTATGATGGCGACTGACGGAGTGATCCGGTTTTAA
- a CDS encoding AbrB/MazE/SpoVT family DNA-binding domain-containing protein, with product MAIIIISRKGQIVIPGKIRQKYNLRQGDRLLVKDEDGKIIIEPLERYPLLRLRGAFKGGADLTRVLLRERQLERAREDNERA from the coding sequence ATGGCCATCATCATTATTTCTAGGAAGGGGCAAATAGTCATCCCTGGAAAGATAAGACAGAAATATAACTTGCGACAGGGCGACCGCCTGCTGGTAAAGGACGAGGATGGCAAGATAATAATAGAACCATTGGAGCGGTACCCGCTGCTGCGGCTGCGTGGGGCTTTTAAGGGGGGCGCTGATTTGACCCGCGTTCTACTTCGGGAACGGCAGTTGGAGCGGGCCAGGGAGGACAACGAACGTGCCTAG
- a CDS encoding type II toxin-antitoxin system VapC family toxin, whose protein sequence is MPRRYILDSYALLAFLQDEPGAQNVEDIISADDTEIFVSVINLGEVFYILSRESGEQAALDFEAKLLDTPKIKVMECPWERAKAAARLKALGGLSFADCFGASLAQELEAVLVTGDPEFSHLENKGLLRVLWLPLKPKK, encoded by the coding sequence GTGCCTAGAAGATACATCCTAGATAGCTACGCACTCCTGGCTTTTCTCCAGGACGAACCTGGCGCTCAAAATGTGGAGGATATAATTTCCGCAGACGACACCGAGATATTTGTGAGCGTAATAAACCTTGGCGAAGTATTCTACATCTTATCGAGGGAATCTGGTGAGCAGGCAGCATTGGATTTTGAGGCCAAGCTTCTTGATACGCCTAAAATAAAGGTGATGGAATGCCCCTGGGAACGCGCGAAGGCGGCGGCGAGGCTTAAGGCGCTTGGGGGACTGTCTTTCGCTGATTGCTTTGGGGCATCCTTGGCTCAGGAGCTAGAGGCTGTTTTAGTGACAGGTGACCCCGAGTTTTCTCATTTGGAAAACAAGGGCCTCCTGAGGGTATTGTGGTTGCCATTGAAACCCAAGAAATAA